The following proteins come from a genomic window of Pyxidicoccus sp. MSG2:
- a CDS encoding DUF2378 family protein, with product MPEKLVFEHTLEGLFVRGLVGRVTPTLRERLKEVGVDLERKLQPAYGFDTWCSAVRVAARELHPDVPDDVGYGLLGERMVDGYRETVLGRAAFGVIQLLGPRRGVSRARQMFRSGNNYTEVRLEDVSPTEVDLWMNEAGTIRYFTRGALLAGLRAVGARQPEVRVRDFNDDHVTYRLNWRGS from the coding sequence ATGCCGGAGAAGCTGGTCTTCGAGCACACCTTGGAGGGCCTCTTCGTGAGAGGTCTGGTGGGGCGCGTCACCCCCACCCTCCGGGAGCGCTTGAAGGAGGTGGGCGTGGACCTGGAGCGAAAGCTCCAGCCCGCCTACGGCTTCGACACCTGGTGCTCCGCGGTGCGGGTGGCCGCGCGTGAGCTGCACCCGGACGTGCCGGACGACGTGGGCTACGGCCTGCTCGGCGAGCGGATGGTGGACGGCTACCGCGAGACGGTGCTGGGGCGCGCGGCCTTTGGCGTCATCCAGTTGCTGGGGCCTCGGCGTGGCGTGAGCCGGGCACGGCAGATGTTCCGCTCGGGGAACAACTACACCGAGGTGCGGCTGGAGGACGTGTCCCCCACGGAGGTGGACCTCTGGATGAACGAGGCGGGGACCATCCGCTACTTCACCCGGGGCGCGCTGCTGGCCGGCCTGCGCGCGGTGGGCGCCCGGCAGCCGGAGGTGCGGGTGCGCGACTTCAACGACGACCACGTCACCTACCGGCTCAACTGGCGTGGGTCCTGA
- a CDS encoding efflux RND transporter permease subunit, translating into MLLSDVSIRRPVFTAMLSLCLIVLGLMGLGRVGTDLYPDVSFPVVIINTVYKGAGPGELETQVIKPIEDAVAGISGVDKIHSFSRENLGTVVVQFKLTAPLDRAVQDVRDKVAGIANKLPQDADAPVIGRVDLSATPILTYAVSANLPSQELRRLIDDRITPALAQLEGAAEVRVTGGDTREIQIDIDLDKARAAGVSPLAIAQRVGAENLDLPAGRLQLGANELTVRSLGQFKDVEEIRALPVARSKTGAQVRLEEIATVTDGVAERRTLARLNGQDAVILEIVKQPGSNTLAVSAAVKKVMAGMAPAVGNGFAATLLIDQSVLINANAHEVWIALVFGGAMAVLIILMFLLDARGTFISSLALPTSVIGTFFVMYALNYTLNQMTLLALSLAIGLLIDDAVVVREAITHRLEQGEDPVSAASKGTRDVGLAVLATTMSLVAVFVPVAFMPGIVGQFFKQFGITISVAVLVSLFISFTLDPMLSARLAKARVPGEVHRDNAVAAALRRFLEGTERVYEGILRWVLAHKWSTAGLTLLALVLSFGAASRLGAEFMSPEDRSQFIVDLTLSDSANLMETQARTAEAEALLKGIPEVVDIYAIVGINGDVNKSRLRVLTVGKDARERGIQTLKEEARARLAPALVATRVNLSDPPMLEGLGDYYPIMVRITGPDIPRVTQEAERIAGILRELPGTADVRVEANPPKPEMQVRIDRARASDADVNAAGLATQLRLAISGDVVAKLREGTTETDIRVRLAEKDRATPERVRELEVYTPQGLRPVSDLADVALRDGPSVIEHDNRERQIAVYAQLGKGAVLGDIAKALKARVAAQPLPPGYAIRYDGQMKNLDEQNDAFGLAFGLAFVFIYMVLASQFESFKHPFTIMVSLPLALVGALLALVVTGYNLSMGAMIGIILLMGLVTKNAILLIDGALQHLREGDTVDQALLKAGPRRLRPILMTSAAMAIGMVPTAVGKGVGSEFRAPMAIAVIGGVITSTFLTLLVVPVVFAGMERIGFRRRVTQTPAVPSVPAVEQGPGRAA; encoded by the coding sequence ATGCTTCTCAGCGACGTCTCCATCCGCCGGCCCGTCTTCACGGCCATGCTGTCGCTCTGTCTCATCGTCCTGGGCCTGATGGGCCTGGGGCGCGTGGGCACGGACCTGTACCCGGACGTGTCCTTCCCGGTGGTCATCATCAACACCGTCTACAAGGGCGCGGGCCCGGGTGAGCTCGAAACGCAGGTCATCAAGCCGATTGAAGATGCCGTCGCCGGCATCAGCGGCGTGGACAAGATCCACTCCTTCAGCCGGGAGAACCTGGGCACGGTGGTGGTCCAGTTCAAGCTGACCGCGCCGTTGGACCGGGCGGTGCAGGACGTGCGCGACAAGGTGGCGGGCATCGCCAACAAGCTGCCCCAGGACGCGGACGCGCCCGTCATCGGCCGCGTGGACCTGTCCGCCACGCCCATCCTCACCTACGCGGTGTCCGCCAACCTGCCCTCGCAGGAGTTGCGCCGGCTCATCGACGACCGCATCACCCCCGCGCTCGCGCAGTTGGAGGGCGCCGCGGAGGTGCGCGTCACCGGCGGCGACACGCGCGAGATTCAAATCGACATCGACCTGGACAAGGCGCGCGCGGCGGGCGTGTCCCCGCTGGCCATTGCCCAGCGCGTGGGCGCGGAGAACCTGGACCTGCCGGCGGGCCGGCTCCAGCTTGGCGCCAATGAGCTGACGGTGCGCTCGCTGGGGCAGTTCAAGGACGTGGAGGAGATTCGCGCGCTGCCGGTGGCGCGCAGCAAGACGGGCGCGCAGGTGCGCCTGGAGGAAATCGCCACCGTGACGGACGGCGTGGCGGAGCGGCGCACGCTGGCGCGCCTCAATGGCCAGGACGCGGTCATCCTCGAAATCGTGAAGCAGCCGGGCTCCAACACCCTGGCGGTCAGCGCCGCGGTGAAGAAGGTGATGGCGGGCATGGCGCCGGCGGTGGGCAACGGCTTCGCGGCCACGCTGCTCATCGACCAGTCGGTGCTCATCAACGCCAACGCCCACGAGGTGTGGATTGCCCTCGTCTTCGGCGGCGCCATGGCGGTGCTCATCATCCTGATGTTCCTGCTGGACGCGCGCGGCACCTTCATCTCCTCGCTGGCGCTGCCCACCTCCGTCATCGGCACGTTCTTCGTGATGTACGCGCTGAACTACACGCTCAACCAGATGACGCTGCTGGCGCTGTCGCTGGCCATCGGTCTGCTCATCGACGACGCGGTGGTGGTGCGCGAGGCGATTACGCACCGGCTGGAGCAGGGCGAGGACCCGGTGAGCGCCGCGTCCAAGGGCACGCGGGACGTGGGCCTGGCGGTGCTCGCCACCACCATGTCGCTGGTGGCGGTGTTCGTCCCGGTGGCCTTCATGCCCGGCATCGTCGGCCAGTTCTTCAAGCAGTTCGGAATCACCATTTCCGTGGCGGTGCTCGTCTCGCTGTTCATCTCCTTCACGCTGGACCCGATGCTGTCCGCGCGGCTGGCCAAGGCGCGCGTGCCGGGCGAGGTGCACCGCGACAACGCGGTGGCCGCGGCGCTGCGCCGCTTCCTGGAGGGCACCGAGCGCGTCTACGAGGGCATCCTGCGCTGGGTGCTCGCGCACAAGTGGTCCACGGCGGGGCTCACGCTGCTGGCGCTGGTGCTGTCGTTTGGCGCGGCGAGCCGGCTGGGCGCGGAATTCATGTCCCCGGAGGACCGCTCGCAGTTCATCGTGGACCTGACGCTGTCGGACTCGGCCAACCTGATGGAGACGCAGGCGCGCACCGCGGAGGCGGAGGCGCTGCTCAAGGGCATCCCCGAGGTGGTGGACATCTACGCCATCGTCGGCATCAACGGCGACGTGAACAAGTCGCGCCTGCGGGTGCTCACGGTGGGCAAGGACGCGCGTGAGCGGGGCATCCAGACGCTCAAGGAGGAGGCCCGCGCGCGGCTGGCCCCGGCGCTGGTGGCCACGCGGGTCAACCTGAGCGACCCGCCGATGCTGGAGGGCCTGGGCGACTACTACCCCATCATGGTGCGCATTACGGGCCCGGACATTCCGCGCGTCACCCAGGAGGCCGAGCGCATCGCCGGCATCCTCCGCGAGCTGCCCGGCACGGCGGACGTGCGGGTGGAGGCCAACCCGCCGAAGCCGGAGATGCAGGTGCGCATCGACCGCGCGCGGGCGAGCGACGCGGACGTGAATGCGGCGGGGCTGGCCACGCAGCTGCGGCTGGCCATCAGCGGTGACGTGGTGGCGAAGCTGCGCGAGGGCACGACAGAGACGGACATCCGCGTGCGCCTGGCGGAGAAGGACCGCGCCACGCCCGAGCGCGTGCGCGAGCTGGAGGTGTACACGCCGCAGGGCCTGCGGCCGGTGTCGGACCTGGCGGACGTGGCGCTGCGGGACGGGCCGAGCGTCATCGAGCACGACAACCGCGAGCGGCAGATTGCCGTCTACGCGCAGCTGGGCAAGGGCGCGGTGCTGGGTGACATCGCGAAGGCGCTGAAGGCGCGCGTGGCGGCGCAGCCGCTGCCGCCGGGGTACGCCATCCGCTACGACGGGCAGATGAAGAACCTGGACGAGCAGAACGACGCGTTCGGCCTGGCGTTCGGCCTGGCCTTCGTCTTCATCTACATGGTGCTGGCCAGCCAGTTCGAGTCCTTCAAGCACCCGTTCACCATCATGGTGTCGCTGCCGCTGGCGCTGGTGGGTGCGCTGCTGGCGCTGGTGGTGACGGGCTACAACCTGTCGATGGGCGCGATGATTGGCATCATCCTGTTGATGGGCCTGGTGACGAAGAACGCCATCCTCCTCATCGACGGTGCGCTGCAGCACCTGCGCGAGGGCGACACGGTGGACCAGGCGCTGTTGAAGGCGGGCCCGCGCCGGCTGCGGCCCATCCTGATGACGAGCGCGGCCATGGCGATTGGCATGGTGCCCACGGCGGTGGGCAAGGGCGTGGGCTCGGAGTTCCGCGCGCCCATGGCGATTGCCGTGATTGGCGGCGTGATTACGTCCACGTTCCTGACGCTGCTGGTGGTGCCGGTGGTGTTCGCGGGCATGGAGCGGATTGGGTTCCGCCGCCGTGTCACGCAGACGCCGGCCGTGCCCTCCGTGCCCGCGGTGGAGCAGGGCCCGGGCAGGGCGGCCTGA
- a CDS encoding efflux RND transporter periplasmic adaptor subunit, with protein sequence MNSTRKPSAVRALAACGLAVAALSLSACQKADASSAPTVPVATPEATTAVKVVAARTVQAAPSEQVTGTLFPAQGLQVGFEVGGRLAAVKVTKGQVVKKGDVLAQLDSEISDAQVAGAEAAVAAAEAAAGMAADVAARNVKLQQEGGVSDLQNRSSTATAAQAQAQVLAAKAQLAQARAARRRHELRAPFAGTIIDAPEQTGATVAPGTPLFTLEHLDTLLLKTTVAESMRSRLKPGVKVRVESIGARASTEEAVVRTILPSADGATRRVPVDLAVPNADGRFVAHTLARAVLPMGESQAAQVVPGTALSSSNGDHVWVVTGGEVRRVDVQVLERREREVVVLASSPLESVIDYPTPGLSQGTRVSVK encoded by the coding sequence GTGAACTCCACCCGGAAGCCGTCCGCTGTCCGCGCGCTCGCCGCCTGCGGCCTCGCCGTCGCCGCGCTGTCGCTGTCCGCCTGCCAGAAGGCGGATGCCTCGTCGGCGCCGACGGTGCCCGTCGCCACGCCCGAGGCCACGACCGCCGTGAAGGTCGTCGCCGCGCGCACCGTCCAGGCGGCGCCCAGCGAGCAGGTGACGGGCACGCTCTTCCCCGCGCAGGGCCTGCAGGTGGGCTTCGAAGTGGGGGGCCGGCTCGCCGCCGTGAAGGTGACGAAGGGCCAGGTGGTGAAGAAGGGCGACGTGCTCGCGCAGCTGGACTCGGAAATCTCCGACGCGCAGGTGGCCGGCGCCGAGGCCGCGGTGGCCGCCGCCGAGGCCGCCGCCGGCATGGCCGCGGACGTGGCCGCGCGCAACGTGAAGCTCCAGCAGGAGGGCGGGGTGAGTGACTTGCAGAACCGCTCCTCCACCGCCACCGCCGCCCAGGCCCAGGCGCAGGTGCTGGCCGCCAAGGCGCAGCTCGCCCAGGCCCGCGCCGCGCGGCGCCGGCACGAGCTGCGCGCGCCCTTCGCCGGCACCATCATCGACGCGCCGGAGCAGACGGGCGCCACGGTGGCCCCGGGCACGCCGCTCTTCACGCTGGAGCACCTGGACACGCTCCTGCTGAAGACGACGGTGGCCGAGTCCATGCGCTCGCGGCTCAAGCCCGGCGTGAAGGTGCGCGTGGAGTCCATCGGCGCGCGCGCGTCCACGGAAGAGGCCGTGGTGCGCACCATCCTCCCGTCCGCGGACGGCGCCACCCGCCGCGTGCCGGTGGACCTGGCCGTCCCCAACGCGGACGGCCGCTTCGTGGCGCACACGCTGGCGCGCGCCGTGCTGCCCATGGGCGAGTCGCAGGCGGCCCAGGTGGTGCCGGGCACCGCGCTGTCCTCCAGCAACGGCGACCACGTCTGGGTGGTGACGGGCGGCGAGGTGCGCCGGGTGGACGTGCAGGTGCTGGAGCGGCGTGAGCGCGAGGTGGTGGTGCTGGCCTCGTCGCCGCTGGAGTCCGTCATCGACTACCCGACGCCGGGCCTCTCGCAGGGCACCCGCGTCTCCGTGAAGTAG
- a CDS encoding TetR/AcrR family transcriptional regulator encodes MPRPADPHARSALVAAARAEFARKGLRGARIEDITAACGLSKGAFYLHFPSKEALFGEVVGAFQAGLDALNARRMEAVECFFQEHGVPGPKDRQEHSERFRQLIDLESASDLEAMEWVWAHRDVSLVLLSGSQGTEFESLLWRVTDAQVERIARNVERLQRAGAVDREMDPQLFGSVIVGAYLLLSKQMARMQHKPDLRAWARTLQKLFQEGTMPRQETPAPVRALSARAPHLSSPSTRRPRARAKTRRTPRKPK; translated from the coding sequence ATGCCCCGTCCCGCGGACCCTCATGCTCGCAGCGCCCTGGTGGCCGCCGCCCGGGCGGAGTTCGCCCGCAAGGGACTGCGGGGCGCGCGGATTGAGGACATCACCGCCGCGTGTGGGCTGTCCAAGGGCGCCTTCTACCTGCACTTCCCGTCGAAGGAGGCCCTCTTCGGTGAGGTGGTGGGCGCCTTCCAGGCCGGGCTGGACGCGCTGAACGCGCGGCGCATGGAGGCCGTGGAGTGCTTCTTCCAGGAGCACGGCGTGCCCGGCCCGAAAGACAGACAGGAGCACAGCGAGCGCTTCCGCCAGCTCATCGACCTGGAGTCCGCGAGCGACCTCGAGGCCATGGAGTGGGTATGGGCCCACCGTGACGTCTCGCTGGTGCTGCTCAGCGGCAGCCAGGGCACGGAGTTCGAGTCGCTCCTGTGGCGTGTGACGGACGCGCAGGTGGAGCGCATCGCCCGGAACGTCGAGCGCCTGCAGAGGGCCGGCGCGGTGGACCGGGAGATGGACCCGCAGCTGTTCGGCTCCGTCATCGTCGGCGCGTACCTGCTGCTGTCGAAGCAGATGGCGCGCATGCAGCACAAGCCCGACTTGAGGGCCTGGGCGCGCACGCTGCAGAAGCTGTTCCAGGAGGGCACCATGCCCCGCCAGGAGACGCCCGCGCCGGTGCGGGCCCTGTCCGCCCGCGCCCCCCATCTCTCATCCCCTTCCACGCGCCGGCCCCGCGCCCGCGCGAAGACCCGCCGCACCCCGAGGAAACCCAAGTGA
- a CDS encoding DUF2293 domain-containing protein, with protein sequence MSDSLTVGPTADPRRVRTQDGRVLTVPDGWALLPPGDAGLTRRVKAAGPTWTVVEKVGRKLFSRGVWAPEAHIVRARAVLDAERATPAYEKKLAAGRERRAREQEQYEVDFANSVLRFLAFSPAWLPHAKRLAVLVAAHATPVGSGTVARTERIPIERRAEAAVIAWMRHQTTTYDDMRIARVKGARREVRRELAEISRAVLDLHRRDVPHGPSACPLCTALVAPVKTRPDGA encoded by the coding sequence ATGTCTGACTCCCTGACTGTAGGCCCCACCGCAGACCCCCGCCGCGTGCGCACCCAGGACGGCCGCGTCCTCACCGTGCCCGACGGCTGGGCCCTGCTCCCTCCCGGAGATGCCGGACTCACCCGCCGCGTGAAGGCCGCCGGCCCCACCTGGACGGTGGTGGAGAAGGTGGGCCGCAAGCTCTTCTCGCGCGGCGTGTGGGCGCCGGAGGCCCACATCGTCCGGGCCCGCGCCGTGCTCGACGCAGAGCGCGCCACCCCCGCCTACGAGAAGAAGCTGGCCGCCGGCCGCGAGCGCCGCGCCCGCGAGCAGGAGCAGTACGAGGTGGACTTCGCCAACTCCGTGCTGCGCTTCCTCGCGTTCTCCCCGGCCTGGCTCCCCCACGCGAAGCGGCTGGCCGTCCTCGTGGCCGCCCATGCCACCCCCGTGGGTAGCGGCACCGTGGCCCGCACCGAGCGGATTCCCATTGAACGGCGCGCCGAGGCCGCCGTCATCGCCTGGATGCGCCACCAGACGACCACCTACGACGACATGCGCATCGCCCGGGTGAAGGGCGCCCGCCGCGAGGTGCGCCGCGAGCTGGCCGAAATCTCCCGCGCCGTGCTGGACCTCCACCGCCGCGACGTCCCCCACGGCCCCAGCGCCTGTCCCCTCTGCACCGCCCTCGTCGCGCCCGTGAAGACCCGCCCCGACGGGGCGTGA
- the rnz gene encoding ribonuclease Z, which produces MSLLRLTFLGTSAAQPTLHRNLSGLAVKADADLLLFDCGEGSQRQMVRFGTGFTVDAVFFTHFHADHYLGIIGFLRTLGMMGRAEPMRLYGPPPAKRLLHQAVHLGLESLAFPIEIHEVKDGDVVQRGGYAIHAVGVDHRINALAYALVEDDRPGRFNVEKARALGVPEGPSFGKLQKGEPVTLPDGREVKPEDVLGAARSGRRLVISGDTRPCASVVKAAKDADLLIHESTFSDDEQERALETRHSTAREAARVAKEAGVRRLVLTHLSSRHDTDPGKLLAQAREEYKGPVEVAFDGLTVELPLRD; this is translated from the coding sequence ATGTCCCTCCTCAGGCTCACCTTCCTCGGCACCTCCGCCGCGCAGCCCACCCTGCACCGCAACCTGTCCGGGCTCGCGGTGAAGGCGGACGCGGACCTGCTCCTCTTCGACTGCGGCGAGGGCAGCCAGCGGCAGATGGTGCGCTTCGGCACCGGCTTCACCGTGGACGCGGTGTTCTTCACGCACTTCCACGCGGACCACTACCTGGGAATCATCGGCTTCCTGCGCACGCTGGGGATGATGGGGCGCGCCGAGCCCATGCGCCTGTACGGGCCGCCCCCGGCGAAGCGGCTGCTCCACCAGGCCGTGCACCTGGGGCTGGAGTCGCTGGCCTTCCCCATCGAAATCCACGAGGTGAAGGACGGGGACGTCGTGCAGCGCGGCGGCTACGCCATCCACGCGGTGGGCGTGGACCACCGCATCAACGCGCTGGCGTACGCGCTGGTGGAGGATGACCGGCCGGGGCGCTTCAACGTGGAGAAGGCGCGCGCGCTGGGCGTGCCGGAGGGGCCCAGCTTCGGGAAGCTGCAGAAGGGCGAGCCGGTGACGCTGCCGGACGGGCGCGAGGTGAAGCCGGAGGACGTGCTGGGCGCGGCGCGCTCCGGGCGCCGGCTGGTCATCTCCGGGGACACGCGCCCCTGCGCCTCGGTGGTGAAGGCGGCGAAGGACGCGGACCTGCTCATCCACGAGTCCACCTTCTCCGACGACGAGCAGGAGCGGGCGCTGGAGACGCGCCACTCCACGGCGCGCGAGGCGGCGCGCGTGGCGAAGGAGGCAGGGGTGCGGCGGCTGGTGCTCACCCACCTGTCCAGCCGCCACGACACCGACCCCGGCAAGCTCCTCGCGCAGGCACGCGAGGAGTACAAGGGGCCGGTGGAGGTGGCCTTCGACGGGCTCACCGTCGAGCTGCCGCTGCGCGACTGA
- a CDS encoding rhomboid family intramembrane serine protease, translated as MIPISDDNPTLRTPVVTYLLLGAIFFTWVVIQGAGLDFIKLADSVCTLGMVPAKLTGMLSSSGPILKLGDGLSCGANSPTLDRLTPLTSMFLHGGWLHLIGNCLFFWVFGNNVEDSMGRLRFLAFYLLCGLAAAATHVLVDPSSTTPTVGASGAISGIMGAYLVLYPRVRVNMLFVILIFIQIIPVPAWAVLLWWFVVQVISGLPQLMTMEEMVSGGVAFWAHVGGFVAGVVLIKLFQNPRYTTQRTSWRHRLHPDHP; from the coding sequence ATGATTCCCATCAGCGACGACAACCCGACCCTGCGCACCCCCGTGGTGACGTACCTGCTGCTCGGCGCCATCTTCTTCACCTGGGTGGTCATCCAAGGTGCGGGGCTGGACTTCATCAAGCTGGCGGACAGCGTGTGCACCCTGGGCATGGTGCCCGCGAAGCTGACGGGGATGCTGTCCTCCTCCGGCCCCATCCTGAAGCTGGGCGACGGCCTGTCGTGCGGCGCCAACAGCCCGACGCTGGACAGGCTCACCCCGCTCACCTCCATGTTCCTGCATGGCGGGTGGCTGCACCTCATCGGCAACTGCCTCTTCTTCTGGGTCTTCGGCAACAACGTCGAGGACAGCATGGGGCGCCTGCGCTTCCTCGCCTTCTACCTGCTGTGCGGGTTGGCAGCCGCGGCGACGCACGTGCTGGTGGACCCGTCCTCGACGACGCCGACGGTGGGGGCCTCCGGCGCCATCTCCGGCATCATGGGCGCATACCTCGTGCTCTACCCGCGCGTGCGGGTGAACATGCTCTTCGTCATCCTCATCTTCATCCAGATCATCCCGGTGCCCGCCTGGGCGGTGCTGCTGTGGTGGTTCGTGGTGCAGGTCATCAGCGGCCTGCCGCAGTTGATGACCATGGAAGAGATGGTGTCCGGCGGCGTGGCCTTCTGGGCGCACGTGGGCGGCTTCGTGGCCGGCGTGGTGCTCATCAAGCTGTTCCAGAACCCGCGCTACACCACGCAGCGGACCTCGTGGCGGCACCGGCTGCACCCGGACCACCCGTGA
- a CDS encoding amidohydrolase has translation MLRRIGGLFGAVLLLTGVAGCARRGPDAGKDASQASGTTVYVAARVRTLDADRPVVTALAVREGKVLATGTKDEVLAAAGEGARVVDLGDATVVPGLTDSHGHLAGLGGGLVTVDLEGTATKPEALARVTGAPQTAYQGEWLIGNGWDQNDWPEKAFPSRQDLDAKYPTTPVALSRVDGHALWVNSEALRRAKIGRDTKDPSGGRIMRGPDGEPTGVLVDNAMDLVFAVLPPPSEAQHEARLRAALERCARAGLTGVHDAGMDLRTFRLLQRWDAEGKLPLRVYAMADGQTAERETYLKDGPYQGKMLTLRAVKLMLDGALGSRGAALHQDYSDEPGHKGLLVLAPEEYERRAAAFMGRGFQVCTHAIGDRANTLVLDALTRAAAATGTKDGRHRVEHAQVMRLEDIDRLGKNGFIASVQPTHATSDMPWAEARVGPERIRGAYAWQRLKASGAVLALGSDFPVEHPDVLAGLYAARTRQDVRGQPAAGWYADQRLSGQEALEGFTVGAAYASFAEGQRGRLKPGMDADFVALSVDPVDAPPADLPGARVRLTVVAGAEVFRAPGT, from the coding sequence ATGCTGCGACGAATCGGCGGACTCTTCGGTGCGGTGCTCCTTCTGACGGGCGTGGCCGGCTGCGCGCGGCGCGGCCCCGACGCGGGGAAGGACGCCTCCCAGGCTTCGGGCACCACGGTGTACGTGGCGGCCCGCGTGCGGACGCTGGACGCGGACCGGCCGGTGGTGACGGCGCTCGCGGTGCGCGAGGGCAAGGTGCTGGCCACGGGCACGAAGGACGAGGTGCTGGCCGCCGCGGGTGAGGGCGCGCGCGTGGTGGACCTGGGCGACGCCACGGTGGTGCCGGGCCTCACCGACTCGCACGGCCACCTGGCGGGGCTGGGCGGCGGGCTGGTGACGGTGGACCTGGAGGGCACGGCCACGAAGCCGGAGGCGCTGGCGCGCGTCACCGGAGCGCCCCAGACGGCGTACCAGGGCGAGTGGCTCATCGGCAACGGGTGGGACCAGAACGACTGGCCGGAGAAGGCCTTCCCCTCGCGCCAGGATTTGGACGCGAAGTACCCGACGACGCCCGTGGCGCTGAGCCGCGTGGACGGGCACGCGCTGTGGGTCAACAGCGAGGCCCTGCGGCGCGCGAAGATTGGCCGCGACACGAAGGACCCCTCCGGCGGCCGCATCATGCGGGGCCCGGACGGCGAGCCCACCGGCGTCCTCGTGGACAACGCCATGGACCTGGTGTTCGCGGTGCTGCCGCCGCCCTCGGAGGCGCAGCACGAGGCGCGGCTGCGGGCGGCGCTGGAGCGCTGCGCCCGGGCGGGCCTCACCGGCGTGCACGACGCGGGCATGGACCTGCGCACCTTCCGCCTCCTCCAGCGGTGGGACGCGGAAGGAAAGCTGCCCCTGCGCGTCTACGCCATGGCGGACGGACAGACGGCGGAGCGCGAGACGTACCTGAAGGACGGCCCCTACCAGGGGAAGATGCTCACCCTGCGCGCGGTGAAGCTCATGCTGGACGGCGCGCTGGGCAGCCGGGGCGCGGCGCTGCACCAGGACTACAGCGACGAGCCCGGCCACAAGGGCCTGCTGGTGCTGGCCCCGGAGGAGTACGAGCGGCGCGCGGCGGCCTTCATGGGCCGGGGCTTCCAGGTGTGCACGCACGCCATTGGAGACCGGGCCAACACGCTCGTCCTGGACGCACTCACCCGCGCGGCCGCGGCCACCGGCACGAAGGACGGCCGTCACCGCGTGGAGCACGCGCAGGTGATGCGCCTGGAGGACATCGACCGGCTGGGGAAGAACGGCTTCATCGCCAGCGTGCAGCCCACCCACGCCACCAGCGACATGCCGTGGGCGGAGGCGCGCGTGGGCCCGGAGCGCATCCGCGGCGCGTACGCGTGGCAGCGGCTGAAGGCGTCCGGCGCGGTGCTGGCGCTGGGCAGTGACTTCCCGGTGGAGCACCCGGACGTGCTCGCCGGGCTGTACGCGGCGCGCACCCGGCAGGACGTGCGGGGCCAGCCCGCGGCCGGGTGGTACGCCGACCAGCGGCTGAGCGGCCAGGAGGCGCTGGAGGGCTTCACCGTGGGCGCCGCCTACGCGTCCTTCGCGGAAGGCCAGCGCGGCCGCCTGAAGCCGGGCATGGACGCGGACTTCGTCGCGCTGTCCGTGGACCCGGTGGACGCTCCCCCCGCCGACCTGCCGGGCGCACGGGTGCGCCTCACGGTGGTGGCCGGCGCGGAGGTCTTCCGCGCCCCCGGCACCTGA